A genome region from Penicillium psychrofluorescens genome assembly, chromosome: 3 includes the following:
- a CDS encoding uncharacterized protein (ID:PFLUO_004988-T1.cds;~source:funannotate), translating into MNSHSPIVDLTSSARSTRPTRPFPIRLSSSPQQATGHYASSPSSSSTPHRGRELLRGVKRRRLSSDSGSRASAPSALAQPEDDEDFVEAIDLTGVDGSVSLAKALAKQREDAVKAQQSFEHEKGRSVLASYNCPVCMDTPEDATSTACGHLFCHKCIIDCLKNSEEQRADSSGKAQRGTCPVCRKPLTRNEAAGPRRSLIPLQLKLMTKKRSAATPAEA; encoded by the exons ATGAATAGCCACTCCCCTATCGTCGATCTCACCTCCTCCGCTCGGTCCACTAGACCAACCCGGCCCTTCCCCATCCGCCTCTCGTCATCACCGCAACAAGCCACTGGACACTAtgcctcctctccatcctcttcctcgacccCTCATAGGGGCCGAGAACTTCTTCGTGGTGTAAAGCGCCGTCGTCTGAGTAGTGACAGTGGCTCCCGGGCATCGGCACCCTCGGCGCTAGCTCAgccggaagatgatgaagactTTGTGGAAGCAATCGACTTGACAGGAGTGGATGGGTCTGTTTCGTTGGCAAAAGCACTGGCAAAGCAGCGAGAGGATGCAGTTAAAGCTCAGCAATCGTTCGAACACGAGAAGGGGCGTTCGGTGCTAGCCTCGTACAACTGCCCCGTGTGCATGGACACACCCGAGGATGCGACAAGCACAGCCTGTG GTCATCTCTTCTGCCACAAGTGTATCATCGACTGTTTGAAGAACAGCGAAGAGCAACGCGCAGACTCATCAGGCAAAGCGCAGCGAGGCACTTGTCCCGTGTGCCGGAAACCTCTCACCAGAAACGAAGCGGCCGGACCAAGGAGGAGCCTTATTCCCCTGCAGCTCAAGTtgatgacgaagaaaagaagcgcCGCCACCCCTGCAGAGGCATAG
- a CDS encoding uncharacterized protein (ID:PFLUO_004989-T1.cds;~source:funannotate), which yields MAATPNRGIVVFSGGSAANNLVDVFNAVRESKHCPLSYIIPISDNGGSSSELIRIFGGPGIGDVRSRLVRLIPDSPANPERSAIKALFNHRLPAEGAAASLEWQTIVDGTSDLWKTIAPAKKELIRSFFNLLNLEILKRARPPSSTFDFTSASVGNLFLTGARLFSGSFESAIYLLGSICGVPSDVVRVIPAINSNFSHHISASLANGTTIVGQNSISHPSEATALQNSARARRPSLLLADGDDDEDTDRSDKEEAISYEDDHLPGSLATLRNKNISFNKSENEDLPCRITRIWYINPYGQEIRPPANPRVLEALHDAQAIIYSIGSLYTSIIPAIILRGVGKSIVSSPARHKILILNGSLDRETGPPLEPFAASDFVEAIVRAGEGSRGRGPYEFPEHRGSSEGVARTESPDPLPYNSYVTHILHLDGPGTPQVDRERLAQMGIETLRLYGRKITHMDGDTETVVGMQYDANALIQALEVVLGKKGDAMVRGGVGWGLGRRNTLDPAPREKR from the exons ATGGCGGCCACGCCTAACAGAGGGatcgtcgtcttctcggGAGGAAGCGCGGCGAATAATTTGGTGGATGTCTTCAACGCCGTCCGAGAGAGCAAACACTGTCCACTTAGCTACATCATCCCCATCAGCGACAATGGCGGCTCGTCATCGGAGTTGATCCGCATATTTGGCGGCCCTGGAATCGGCGATGTTCGAA GTAGACTGGTGCGCTTGATTCCAGATTCGCCTGCTAACCCGGAAAGGTCGGCTATCAAGGCGCTGTTCAACCACCGGCTGCCTGCTGAAGGTGCCGCCGCGTCGCTTGAATGGCAGACCATTGTCGACGGCACATCTGACCTGTGGAAGACCATTGCACCGGCAAAGAAAGAGCTGATCCGGTCATTTTTCAACTTGTTGAATTTGGAGATCTTGAAGCGAGCAAGGCCGCCGTCTTCTACATTCGACTTCACCTCCGCCAGCGTAGGGAATCTTTTCCTGACAGGCGCGCGACTCTTCAGCGGCAGCTTCGAGAGCGCCATCTATCTCCTGGGAAGCATCTGTGGCGTGCCGTCAGATGTCGTGCGCGTCATCCCGGCAATCAATTCCAATTTTTCTCATCATATCTCGGCATCACTGGCCAACGGGACTACCATCGTCGGCCAGAACAGCATCTCCCACCCAAGTGAGGCAACAGCTCTCCAGAACTCCGCAAGAGCTAGACGCcccagtcttcttcttgccgatggagatgacgacgaggataCAGACCGGTcagacaaagaagaagccatctCATACGAGGACGACCATCTACCAGGATCACTCGCCACTCTCCGGAACAAGAACATCTCATTCAACAAGTCCGAAAACGAAGACCTGCCTTGCCGGATCACTCGGATCTGGTACATCAATCCCTACGGCCAGGAGATACGCCCGCCCGCCAACCCGCGAGTCCTAGAAGCATTACATGATGCGCAGGCTATCATCTACAGCATTGGATCGTTGTACACATCCATCATACCCGCGATCATCCTCCGCGGGGTGGGAAAAAGCATCGTGTCCAGCCCTGCTCGTCACAAGATCCTGATATTAAACGGGTCGTTGGACCGCGAGACCGGTCCTCCACTTGAGCCATTCGCAGCGTCGGATTTTGTCGAGGCAATCGTGCGAGCAGGAGAAGGGAGCCGCGGACGCGGGCCGTATGAGTTCCCCGAGCATCGGGGCTCATCAGAGGGTGTCGCTAGAACAGAATCTCCTGATCCTCTTCCTTATAATTCCTATGTCACTCATATCTTACACCTCGACGGGCCCGGGACGCCCCAGGTGGACCGGGAGCGACTCGCGCAAATGGGGATTGAGACTCTTCGTCTGTATGGACGGAAAATCACACACATGGATGGCGATACCGAAACAGTGGTCGGGATGCAGTATGACGCGAATGCGCTCATACAGGCTCTCGAGGTTGtgctggggaagaaaggTGATGCGATGGTTCGTGGAGGTGTGGGCTGGGGATTAGGGAGACGGAATACCCTTGACCCTGCTCcaagagaaaaaagatgA
- a CDS encoding uncharacterized protein (ID:PFLUO_004990-T1.cds;~source:funannotate) — translation MAETTYTIIQADGLYPDDTVEQEILRPNLPVPCTINYLQLDLFPTGAPIPKPWSAVPEDLRHKVDGILTLKMRFTAEDLALFPRLKVIVRMGVGYDRLDRVALAKRGVTVCNVPDYGTSEIADHALGLALSLRRGILLHHDLQREPHVKPWMVVDTPLVTRLQGATFGVLGLGRIGTAAALRAKAFGWRVIFYDPYIPNGFDKTFNIERVKDIKELFRRSTTLSIHCSCTHETRDMIGWDLLSLMPKGSILVNTSRGEVLKLDAVERSLREGILSGAGLDVLPEEPIPEDRVHPLIRAYRKNEDWLTGRLALTCHTAFYCPEGFDEIRVKSMETMRDVLIDGGKSNVITSDMA, via the exons ATGGCTGAAACAACGTATACAATCATCCAGGCGGATGGGCTCTACCCT GATGATACTGTCGAGCAAGAGATCTTGCGCCCAAATCTCCCGGTGCCTTGCACGATCAATTACCTCCAATTGGACCTTTTTCCCACAGGCGCCCCTATACCTAAGCCATGGTCTGCAGTCCCCGAAGACCTAAGGCACAAGGTCGATGGAATTCTGACGCTCAAGATGCGTTTCACGGCGGAAGACCTTGCTCTATTTCCGCGGCTCAAGGT CATTGTCAGGATGGGAGTTGGGTATGACCGTTTGGATCGAGTTGCTCTGGCCAAGCGAGGAGTAACGGTGTGCAACGTTCCTG ATTATGGTACATCCGAGATTGCAGACCATGCACTGGGCTTGGCCCTATCACTTCGCCGTGGTATTTTGCTCCACCATGACCTCCAGCGTGAGCCCCATGTCAAGCCCTGGATGGTAGTCGACACCCCACTAGTGACCCGGTTACAAGGTGCCACTTTCGGTGTCCTCGGACTGGGTCGTATAGGTACAGCTGCAGCTCTTCGTGCAAAGGCATTTGGTTGGCGAGTCATTTTCTACGATCCCTATATCCCCAATGGATTCGACAAAACCTTCAATATCGAGCGTGTCAAGGACATCAAAGAGCTCTTTCGCCGCAGCACCACCCTGAGTATTCACTGCTCTTGCACACATGAGACCCGCGATATGATCGGGTGGGACCTGTTGAGTCTGATGCCGAAGGGCTCAATCTTGGTCAACACAAGCCGCGGAGAGGTTTTGAAGCTTGATGCCGTTGAAAGATCCCTGAGGGAGGGGATCCTATCAGGCGCTGGCTTGGATGTCTTGCCCGAGGAGCCCATCCCTGAAGATAGGGTGCACCCGCTTATCCGCGCTTACAGGAAGAATGAGGATTGGTTGACTGGACGGTTGGCGTTGACCTGTCATACTGCCTTTTACTGCCCCGAAGGTTTTGACGAAATCAGAGTCAAGAGTATGGAGACCATGAGGGACGTTTTGATCGATGGAGGCAAAAGCAATGTAATCACATCGGACATGGCCTAA
- a CDS encoding uncharacterized protein (ID:PFLUO_004991-T1.cds;~source:funannotate) — MAVARQPETLSLYPGEVLDTIAGFPTIYHYQPADNPEAAEASKPLVVCIPGALHLARIFYGGHQGHRANDFLAHWLSKLGFGVLSLSYPVETTSSTMPLTAAAFRLQDWGRQAAATTKKVIEQKSLATRSVVLLSWSMAGRMVVPFNIAAKELGLDVKQMIALAASPGISSIRPVSPGIICTPAGYFNVPPRLENFYDQLNAMKPLNNNQETIPRDIYFREYLGGTPINLIGLRLKHDGSGAFVQDEKTHEEDSHVFDMANAPFTSAISHLDIEDASHALGDKATWGFLLTYKLESMIGKQGLAKIKGTPKWPQVLDLVHSAPARLTVYIDGNHFFFVGETSARKTADMVAKLLEEGASIRRELSALLA; from the coding sequence ATGGCAGTTGCCAGGCAACCTGAGACCCTCTCCCTATACCCAGGGGAGGTTTTAGACACCATTGCCGGCTTTCCGACGATTTATCATTATCAACCAGCCGACAACCCGGAGGCGGCGGAAGCATCAAAACCACTTGTCGTCTGCATTCCAGGAGCATTGCACTTAGCTCGCATTTTCTATGGCGGACATCAGGGACACCGCGCAAATGACTTTTTGGCCCACTGGCTCAGCAAACTTGGGTTTGGGGTACTGTCCTTGTCGTACCCCGTCGAGacgacttcctcgacaaTGCCGCTGACGGCCGCGGCGTTCAGGCTCCAGGATTGGGGCCGGCAGGCTGCGGCGACCACCAAAAAAGTCATTGAGCAAAAGTCTTTGGCCACTCGGTCCGTGGTTCTGCTCTCGTGGAGTATGGCCGGCAGGATGGTTGTTCCTTTCAACATCGCAGCCAAGGAGTTAGGTCTGGACGTGAAGCAGATGATCGCTCTTGCGGCGTCGCCGGGAATTTCGAGTATTCGACCTGTTTCACCTGGCATCATTTGCACCCCCGCGGGCTACTTTAACGTTCCACCACGCCTTGAAAACTTCTACGATCAATTAAACGCTATGAAGCCCTTGAACAACAATCAAGAAACGATACCTCGTGACATATATTTCCGAGAGTACCTTGGAGGCACGCCGATAAACTTGATTGGCCTGCGACTTAAGCATGACGGGAGTGGAGCCTTTGTCCAAGACGAAAAGACCCATGAAGAGGACTCTCACGTGTTTGACATGGCTAATGCTCCGTTCACCTCGGCCATTTCCCACCTTGATATCGAGGACGCTAGCCATGCTCTTGGAGATAAGGCAACTTGGGGCTTTCTCCTGACATACAAGCTGGAAAGCATGATCGGGAAACAAGGACTCGCGAAGATAAAAGGAACGCCTAAGTGGCCCCAGGTGTTGGATCTTGTACACTCGGCACCTGCGCGATTGACGGTGTATATTGATGGCAATCATTTCTTCTTTGTTGGCGAGACAAGTGCCCGAAAAACTGCAGATATGGTAGCCAAGCTCTTGGAAGAGGGAGCGTCCATTCGGAGAGAACTGTCTGCGCTTTTAGCATAA